A window of the Plasmodium vinckei vinckei genome assembly, chromosome: PVVCY_08 genome harbors these coding sequences:
- a CDS encoding GTP-binding protein, putative, which yields MSKGDDKGASAISVWKRELGPNLSDIFLRKNIDKLRNNNGCTNIEGGDKGQSRCTQRNIIVEGRKKNIYPDFVCRDEFTFDENITCFPNYMHKSSIKIKNKLDICDVIIEVRDARVPFTSTNYFITDNLKKYKNTKKNIILLNKVDLISKELALKAQKLIEEKTNSICLLTSSKYNKNISKIRDICKEIKPKFKAFGLFCMLIGLPNVGKSSIINSFKEITYNLGKYGYKNNKIAYEVNRKKVKTNVLAGTTKLIEQYKVSNNPLLYFIDTPGIYLPKMADKEISLKLSAIGNVLDYKYNDMYVGDYILFTLNKNKNYNYVKMIGLDNPTNDIRFVSNVISTKLNLCRNYKYLDINGGCKFFIDMFRLGLLGQTCLDEIPNKSDFVTYFDFNSSEPIAVDSNLAPVPFRGLT from the coding sequence ATGAGCAAAGGCGATGACAAGGGGGCCTCCGCTATAAGTGTGTGGAAGAGGGAATTGGGGCCAAACCTAagtgatatatttttacggAAGAATATAGATAAGCTTAGGAATAATAATGGATGCACAAATATTGAAGGTGGTGATAAGGGGCAAAGTAGATGCACacaaagaaatataattgtaGAAGGACggaagaaaaatatatatcctGATTTTGTCTGCAGAGATGAGTTCACatttgatgaaaatattacatGCTTTCCTAACTATATGCACAAATCatctataaaaataaaaaataaacttgATATATGTGATGTAATAATTGAGGTAAGAGATGCAAGAGTTCCCTTTACTAGTaccaattattttattacagataatttaaaaaaatataaaaatacaaaaaaaaatattatactatTAAATAAAGTCGATTTAATATCAAAGGAACTCGCATTAAAGGCtcaaaaattaatagaaGAGAAAACAAATTCGATTTGTTTACTAACAtcatcaaaatataataaaaacatatcaAAAATAAGAGATATATGTAAAGAGATTAAACCGAAATTTAAAGCCTTTGGTTTGTTTTGTATGCTTATTGGCTTACCAAACGTAGGAAAGTCAAgtattataaattcatttaaaGAAATTACATACAATTTAGgaaaatatggatataaaaataataagataGCATATGAAGTTAATAggaaaaaagttaaaacAAATGTATTGGCAGGTACTACTAAATTAATAGAACAATATAAAGTATCAAATAAcccattattatattttatagataCACCAGGTATATATTTACCCAAAATGGCAGATAAAGAAATTTCATTAAAACTAAGTGCAATTGGGAATGTATTagattataaatataatgatatgTATGTCGGggattatatattatttactttaaacaaaaataagaattataattatgtcAAAATGATTGGTTTAGATAACCCTACGAACGATATAAGATTTGTTAGTAATGTTATTtcaacaaaattaaatttatgtagaaattataaatatttagatATTAATGGTGggtgtaaattttttatagacaTGTTTAGATTAGGATTATTAGGACAAACATGCTTAGATGAGATTCCTAATAAGTCTGATTTTGTTACTTATTTTGACTTCAACTCTTCTGAACCAATTGCAGTCGATTCGAATTTAGCCCCTGTTCCATTCCGAGGTCTCACTTGA
- a CDS encoding translocon component PTEX150, putative: MKLLTVKILAIIALINYVSVSGSNKNCSLNIKSTINKGKDDNNDESITPNENDDKTSDNDDTNNSEENNNQDGDALNEENGNSMEMGNNAEQAPIELSFDKLANGDKIKSILDSLIENEKNDNGNNGKDMYKVMMSNIFNGLNNANDSTNSQNDEVNDNTTINISQDNQEQLENLKKNIENALKERGINIDDLSKKYMDGNMEGKDAFIQLLKNMSQDDDIAMNIPELTQNANFPGLNLPNLFNVPDDDEDNNDYDIIAKNNENALNAKNDIVEDNEDPGEGTSKESQYELFKMSNSNGNGQTSNDENAISNADIKIDSETDSSEIDSENEFSDSDSSVTDSGHGFSDSDSSVTDSGSEFSDSDSDATDSGSEFSDAENDAVSNEKPTQEIESPETDGSEEELIVSSSTNNKQKNSAPSLMKNELLKPDNANSSTSKTNGTETSKKATHKSKKYKKKSSPTKTNLRRYPFEQSKINGLMTKFENSDFYKAVLKNILDKYVILDDSDNDGKNNNKNNNDDDENEELNMKEFSVKNLKKLLEDDVLDYSDLTEEELTKLAGPDKAFYDLSPYANEDKEFSVNEGSTVENEQLTAFLNKFGQYHMSYDGKTLDYLKQKKSEKKEEDQEDENFYDAYKQIKSSYSGIPSNYYHQAPQLIGDKYVFTSVYDQKEDLINFLKKTNGKSLYVHPDDLENGNASGVSPEMKQLQKLSYYKRKNAYNILVEQKRIEKEEKENKEKKEKASNKPINDDYIKHLSSGGLNKNTVLFSKDDLDKMVNGLYSESGNSNGSSAKIDLDSMATNIKNSNNGKNDNQSFDSVNDDDTNDNEYPEDLADEEDE; the protein is encoded by the coding sequence atgaaattattaaCCGTCAAAATTTTAGCTATTATCgctttaattaattatgttAGTGTGAGTGggtcaaataaaaattgctcattaaatataaaatcaaCTATTAATAAAGGAAaagatgataataatgacGAATCAATAACCCCAAATGAAAACGACGATAAAACAAGCGATAATGATGACACAAATAACagtgaagaaaataataatcaagATGGTGATGCATTAAACGAAGAAAATGGTAATTCTATGGAAATGGGAAATAATGCTGAACAAGCTCCTATAGAATTATCTTTCGATAAATTAGCGAATggtgataaaataaaatctaTACTTGATTCTCttattgaaaatgaaaaaaatgacaatGGTAATAACGGAAAAGATATGTATAAAGTTATGATGagcaatatttttaatggaTTAAATAATGCTAATGATTCAACTAATTCCCAAAATGATGAAGTAAATGATAATACCACTATTAATATATCACAAGATAATCAAGAACAattagaaaatttaaaaaaaaatatcgaaAATGCATTAAAAGAACGTGGAATAAATATTGAtgatttatcaaaaaaatatatggacGGAAATATGGAAGGTAAAGATGCATTTATCcaacttttaaaaaatatgtctCAAGATGACGATATAGCTATGAATATTCCCGAGCTTACCCAAAACGCTAATTTCCCTGGTTTAAATTTACCAAATCTATTTAATGTACCAGATGATGATGAAGATAACAATGATTATGATATCATAGCCAAAAATAACGAAAATGCATTAAATGCTAAGAATGACATTGTAGAAGATAATGAAGATCCTGGTGAAGGTACTAGCAAAGAAAGTCAATACGAATTGTTTAAAATGTCTAATTCCAATGGAAATGGCCAAACTTCGAATGATGAAAACGCTATAAGTAATGCTGACATTAAAATAGATAGTGAAACCGATTCTAGTGAAATTGATAGTGAAAATGAATTTAGTGATAGCGATTCTAGTGTAACTGATAGTGGACATGGATTTAGTGATAGCGATTCTAGTGTAACTGATAGTGGAAGTGAATTTAGTGATAGCGATTCTGATGCAACTGATAGTGGAAGTGAATTTAGTGATGCTGAAAATGATGCTGTATCTAATGAGAAACCTACTCAAGAAATAGAATCTCCTGAAACTGACGGTAGTGAAGAAGAATTAATAGTCTCATCTTccacaaataataaacaaaaaaatagtgcCCCAAgcttaatgaaaaatgaaCTTTTAAAACCCGATAATGCCAACTCTAGCACTTCAAAAACAAATGGAACTGAAACTAGTAAAAAAGCCACCCacaaaagtaaaaaatataaaaaaaaatcaagcCCCAcgaaaacaaatttaagaAGATACCCATTTGAGcaatcaaaaataaatggatTGATGacaaaatttgaaaatagcGACTTTTATAAAGCTGttctaaaaaatatattagataaatatgttattttGGATGATAGTGATAATGATggaaaaaacaataataaaaataataatgatgatgatgaaaatgagGAACTAAATATGAAAGAATTTAGTGTAAAAAAtcttaaaaaattactTGAAGATGATGTCCTTGATTATAGTGATTTAACAGAAGAagaattaacaaaattagCTGGACCAGATAAAGCATTCTATGACTTATCACCATATGCTAATGAAGATAAAGAATTCTCAGTAAATGAAGGATCTACTGTTGAAAATGAACAATTAACTGCTTtcttaaataaatttggtCAATATCATATGAGTTATGACGGCAAAACTCTTGACTacttaaaacaaaaaaaatccgagaaaaaagaagaagacCAAGAGGACGAGAATTTTTACGATGCTtacaaacaaattaaaagcTCATATTCGGGTATCCCCTCAAACTATTATCATCAAGCACCACAATTGATTGGTGATAAATATGTCTTTACATCTGTATATGATCAAAAAGAAGATTTAattaactttttaaaaaaaacaaatggtAAAAGTCTTTACGTCCACCCCGATGATTTGGAAAATGGAAATGCAAGTGGTGTATCTCCAGAAATGAAACAATTACAAAAATTGAGctattataaaagaaaaaatgcatataacATTCTTGTAGAACAAAAACGTATAGAAAAAgaggaaaaagaaaacaaagaaaaaaaagaaaaagcaAGCAATAAACCAATCAATGACGATTACATAAAACATTTGAGTAGCGGTGgtttaaacaaaaataccgttttattttcaaaagatGATCTTGATAAAATGGTAAATGGTTTATATTCTGAATCTGGAAACTCAAATGGTAGCTCAGCCAAAATAGATTTAGATAGCATGGCAactaatattaaaaattcaaataatggaaaaaatgataatcaATCTTTTGATTCCGTCAATGATGATGACACCAATGATAATGAATATCCAGAAGATCTTGCCGATGAGGAAGATGAATAA
- a CDS encoding glucose-6-phosphate isomerase, putative, whose amino-acid sequence MDITSLKSYKDLIELSNEEKKKNLKDYLEDKKRSELLIKKFKSLYVDLSRQRYNENTLNKLIEYAEEIKLGEKIARTFKGEKVNITENRSVLHTALRVPIEKINSHKIMIDDKNVLEDVHNVLKKIENYSENIRNGNIKTCTNKKFKNVICIGIGGSYLGTQFVYEAMKYYYTNEVICKNKVDNNTLGTETFSIPYDEEKNFNLIFLANVDPNDINRTVQNIDQNETLVIIISKTFTTAETMLNARTIKNWLKLKIKDENDLSKHMVAISTNLKLTDEFGIARENVFEFWDWVGGRFSVTSAVGILPLSIAFGFKNMTQFLNGCHDVDEHFLNTEYSKNIPVLLALTSFYNSQFFDNKNVAILPYFQNLLKFSKHVQQLAMESNGKSVDRNNNFINYNTCQVYFGEPGTNGQHSFYQLIHQGQIIPVELIGFKKSHFPIHIKNEKVSNHDELMTNFFAQADALAIGKNIEQLMEENNNNKVSIDILNHKVFKGNRPSTLLLFDELNFYTCGLLLAIYEHRIVAEGYLLNINSFDQWGVELGKVLAKEIRNYFHDTRNKKSGTTYHFNESTKILLDYYLN is encoded by the coding sequence atggatataaCGAGCTTGAAAAGTTATAAAGATTTGATAGAACTAAGCAATGAagagaaaaagaagaacTTAAAGGATTATTTAGAGGATAAGAAAAGGTCTGAgcttttaataaaaaaatttaaaagttTATATGTTGACTTATCACGCCAGAGATACAATGAAAATACtcttaataaattaatcgAATATGccgaagaaataaaattaggAGAAAAAATTGCAAGGACATTTAAAGGTGAAAAAGTAAACATTACCGAGAATAGAAGTGTATTACATACAGCATTACGAGTAccaatagaaaaaataaatagtcataaaataatgattgatgataaaaatgtattagaAGATGTAcataatgttttaaaaaaaatagaaaattattctgaaaatataagaaatggaaatataaagacttgtacaaataaaaagtttaaaaatGTGATTTGTATAGGTATTGGTGGATCTTATTTAGGAACACAATTTGTGTATGAAGCcatgaaatattattacacaAATGAGGTGATTTGCAAGAATAAGgttgataataatacttTAGGGACCGAAACTTTTAGCATACCTtatgatgaagaaaaaaattttaatttaatttttttagctAATGTTGACCCTAATGATATTAATAGGACTGTACAAAATATTGACCAAAACGAAACATTagttataattatatctaAAACATTTACTACTGCTGAAACTATGTTAAATGCTagaacaataaaaaattggttaaaactaaaaataaaggatgaaaatgatttaaGCAAGCACATGGTAGCTATAAGCACAAATCTAAAATTAACAGATGAGTTTGGAATAGCTAGAGAAAATGTTTTTGAATTTTGGGATTGGGTTGGAGGTCGATTTTCTGTTACCAGTGCAGTTGGAATACTACCATTATCTATAGCATTTggctttaaaaatatgacacaatttttaaatggcTGTCATGATGTTGatgaacattttttaaatacagAATATAGTAAGAATATTCCAGTTTTATTGGCATTAACTAGTTTTTATAATAGCcaattttttgataataaaaatgtagcTATATTGccatattttcaaaatttattaaaattttctaaGCATGTTCAACAATTAGCTATGGAAAGTAATGGAAAATCTGTagatagaaataataattttattaattataacaCTTGTCAAGTTTATTTTGGTGAACCAGGTACTAATGGTCAACACAGTTTTTATCAATTAATTCACCAAGGTCAAATAATTCCAGTAGAGTTGATAGGCTTTAAAAAATCTCATTTCCCAATACATATAAAGAATGAGAAAGTAAGTAATCATGATGAATTGATGACAAACTTTTTTGCACAAGCTGATGCATTAGCaattggaaaaaatatagaacaATTAAtggaagaaaataataataataaagtatctattgatatattaaatcaTAAAGTATTTAAAGGAAACAGGCCATCAactttattactatttgaTGAActcaatttttatacatgTGGGTTACTTTTAGCAATATATGAGCATAGAATTGTTGCTGAAGggtatttattaaatataaatagtttCGACCAATGGGGAGTTGAACTAGGAAAAGTTCTCGCCAAAGAAATAAGAAACTATTTCCACGACacaagaaataaaaaaagtggaACTACATACCATTTCAATGAATCTACTAAAATATTGTtagattattatttaaattaa